The following proteins are encoded in a genomic region of Diadema setosum chromosome 18, eeDiaSeto1, whole genome shotgun sequence:
- the LOC140241635 gene encoding H/ACA ribonucleoprotein complex subunit 2-like protein has protein sequence MKNGPAQSDEQSDDKQTPELSYDELVSRVSPIANPMASRKLTKKLHKVIKKASKVKMVRRGVKEVQKFLRKGEKGFVVFAGDVTPIEVMCHLPAVCEDLDLPYAYVPSKSDLGAASGAKRATCCILVKSHADYTDSYKECLSLVKALPPPI, from the exons ATGAAGAACGGACCTGCCCAAAGTGACGAACAGTCAGATGACAAACAGACGCCAGAGCTTTCGTATGACGAACTTGTGTCGAGAGTTTCACCCATTGCAAACCCTATGGCCTCGAGAAAGTTGACGAAAAAATTGCACAAAGTAATAAAGAAAG CTAGTAAAGTCAAGATGGTACGCCGAGGTGTGAAAGAAGTTCAGAAGTTCTTGCGCAAAGGAGAAAAGGG GTTCGTTGTGTTTGCTGGGGATGTGACACCCATTGAAGTCATGTGCCATCTACCGGCGGTTTGTGAAGATTTAGATCTGCCCTATGCATATGTGCCATCAAAATCG GACTTGGGAGCTGCCAGCGGAGCAAAGAGGGCGACATGTTGTATTCTCGTCAAGAGCCATGCTGACTATACAGACAGCTACAAGGAGTGCCTCTCACTGGTGAAAGCATTACCGCCTCCAATATGA